The sequence below is a genomic window from Massilia oculi.
CTGTTGGTCGTCAACGGCGTGTTCCTGGCGCGTAACCTCGACGATATGCGGGCAGCCAATGCGCTGCAGGCGCAGACGGCCCAGGTGTCGGACGAGCTGCAATACCTGAACCTGATCGTCACCGATGCCGAAAGCAGCTTGCGCGGCTATTTTCTGTCGGGCGACGAGGTCTACCTCGGCCCGCTGCGCAGCGCCTCCCAGCAAATCGACAAGCAGATGCGCTCACTGGATGAGCTGCTGCGGGACAATCCTTCCCAAGCAAAAAACCTGCAGCAGCTGCGCACGCTGGTCGACAAGAAGTTCGGCCTGCTTCGGCAGTCGCTGGAGGTCTACCGCGAGGGTGGCCTGAACGATATCGTGGCGATCGCCGCCTCGCCCGACGACCGCGCGCAGATGGACGAGATTCGCCTGCAGGTCGTGATCATGACGCGCGAGCAGAACGAATTGCTCACCACCCGCACCGCCGCGTTCTACCAGCAATACCGGCACGCCGTGGTATTCGGCGTCGGCATCAATGCCGCCGCCATCTTCGTGCTGCTGCTGTTCTACAAGACGATCCAGCGCGCCTTTCGCCTGCGCCTGTTGGCCGAGCGCGCCCTGCAACGCACGAACGATGGCCTGGAAGAGATCGTGGCCGAGCGTACCGCCCAGTTGTCGGTGCTGTCGCGCCACCTGATCAAGGTGTCGGAAGAGGAAAAATCGCGGCTGGCGCGCGAATTGCACGATGAAATGGGGGCCAACCTGACGGCGATCGGCATGGACCTGTCCACGGTCGCCGAGCATCTGCGCGCCAGCCATCCGGAACAGGCGTCGAAGCTGGGACGCGCCAAGCGGACCCTGGTCGATACCGTGCAGCTGAAACGCCGCATCATCGAGAATCTGCGGCCGAGCCTGCTTGACAATATGGGCTTGTCGGCCGCGCTGCAAAGCTATTGCGCCGATTATGCAAGAGTCACGTCGCTCGACTGTGACGCCCTGATCGATGCCGAAGCCGACGCCGCCGGCCCGATGCAGGCGATCGCCTTGTTCCGTATCACGCAAGAAGCCCTGAACAATATCGCCAAGTACGCCAAGGCGCGCAATGTGATCGTCAACCTGACGCGCGAGCCCGATGGGTGGGGTCTCGAGATCACCGACGACGGCATCGGCATTGCCCCGGATGCCATGGTCAGGTCGAAATCGCATGGCTTGCTCGGCATGCGCGAACGCGCCTTGCTGCTGGGAGGCAGCCTGGTGGTGGAGCGTGGTGTGAATGGGGTGGGAACTTGCGTGCGCGCCATCATTCCGGCGGCGGCCCCGGGGGGCAATGAAGAGGTGGGTGCGGCGGAAGCCGTCAGTGCGGCTGCGGTTGCCTTGTCTTGCGTACAGGCTGAAGCGCTCTTGCTGGATCCGCCGGCCCCGGACGGGGCGCAGGCGGCTCCGGCACGGCGTCATCTCAACGCGCCACATCCATGAGCAGGCGGTCGTATTCCGATTTGGCGACCTTGTAGCATTCGCCCGCATATTCTTCCAGGCCGGCGCGGTCCAACACGGTGATATTGCCGCGGCGGTACTGGATCAGGCCTTCGTCCTGCAGCTTGCCGGCGGCGGCGGTGATGCTTTCGCGGCGCACGCCCAGCATGATCGAGATCAGTTCTTGCGTCACTTTCAGTTCGTTGCTGGCCGAGCGGTCCAGGCGGTCGAGCA
It includes:
- a CDS encoding CHASE3 domain-containing protein, whose product is MVFTTAADEKSIRSLPLHKKLLCLMCVVLLVVNGVFLARNLDDMRAANALQAQTAQVSDELQYLNLIVTDAESSLRGYFLSGDEVYLGPLRSASQQIDKQMRSLDELLRDNPSQAKNLQQLRTLVDKKFGLLRQSLEVYREGGLNDIVAIAASPDDRAQMDEIRLQVVIMTREQNELLTTRTAAFYQQYRHAVVFGVGINAAAIFVLLLFYKTIQRAFRLRLLAERALQRTNDGLEEIVAERTAQLSVLSRHLIKVSEEEKSRLARELHDEMGANLTAIGMDLSTVAEHLRASHPEQASKLGRAKRTLVDTVQLKRRIIENLRPSLLDNMGLSAALQSYCADYARVTSLDCDALIDAEADAAGPMQAIALFRITQEALNNIAKYAKARNVIVNLTREPDGWGLEITDDGIGIAPDAMVRSKSHGLLGMRERALLLGGSLVVERGVNGVGTCVRAIIPAAAPGGNEEVGAAEAVSAAAVALSCVQAEALLLDPPAPDGAQAAPARRHLNAPHP